A single Sorex araneus isolate mSorAra2 chromosome 8, mSorAra2.pri, whole genome shotgun sequence DNA region contains:
- the KLK11 gene encoding kallikrein-11, protein MKLVRLFMLALMTGHVGGETRIIKGYECRPHSQPWQVALFQKTRLLCGATLIAPRWLLTAAHCRKPWASSLVSTLPPPCLCPPPTSEHPLPHLSRYLVHLGEHNLQRQDGCEQMRTATESFPHPDFNNSLPNKDHRNDIMLVKMATPALITRAVRPLTLSSRCVAAGTRCLISGWGTTSSPQLHLPHTLRCANITIIEHKECENAYPGNITDTMVCASVREEGKDSCQGDSGGPLVCNGSLQGIISWGQDPCAVTKKPGVYTKVCKYVDWIHETMNRN, encoded by the exons ATGAAGCTCGTGCGACTGTTCATGCTCGCTCTGATGACAG GGCATGTGGGAGGAGAGACCAGGATCATCAAGGGGTACGAGTGCCGCCCCCATTCGCAACCTTGGCAGGTGGCCCTGTTCCAGAAAACCCGGCTGCTGTGTGGGGCCACGCTCATCGCCCCCAGATGGCTCCTGACTGCCGCACACTGCCGCAAGCCGTGG GCGTCTTCCCTTGtgtccaccctccccccaccatgtcTCTGTCCACCTCCCACCTCTGAACACCCCCTTCCTCACCTCAGCCGGTACTTAGTCCATCTGGGAGAGCACAACCTCCAGCGACAGGATGGCTGTGAGCAGATGCGGACAGCCACGGAGTCCTTCCCGCACCCTGACTTCAACAACAGCCTCCCCAACAAAGACCACCGCAATGACATCATGTTGGTGAAGATGGCCACGCCTGCCCTCATCACCCGGGCAGTGAGGCCCCTCACCCTGTCGTCACGCTGTGTCGCTGCTGGCACCCGCTGCCTCATCTCTGGCTGGGGCACCACATCCAGCCCCCAGT TGCACCTGCCCCACACCCTGCGATGCGCCAACATCACCATCATCGAGCATAAGGAGTGTGAGAACGCCTACCCCGGCAACATCACAGACACCATGGTGTGTGCCAGCGTCCGGGAAGAGGGCAAAGACTCCTGCCAG GGTGATTCTGGAGGCCCTCTGGTCTGCAATGGGTCTCTTCAAGGCATTATCTCTTGGGGCCAGGATCCATGTGCTGTCACCAAAAAGCCTGGCGTCTACACGAAAGTCTGCAAATATGTGGACTGGATTCATGAGACTATGAACAGGAATTAG